TATGGAAGATGACATTATCCTGGCTTGCCTCAAGGTTATTTCCAAATTCGATAGTAGTGCCCTCACTGTTGATGGGGCATTCGATGCCCTCAATGAGATCAAGACCATTGTACTGAAACCACTGGATCCTATCAATGAGTCAATTGACCTGATGCTTGATTCACTGCAGACATCGTTGATAGCTGTTTTTGCTTCTTGTGAATGTTATTTCGACGGTGCTTATGACAGGGCGGCTGACCTTACTCCTATCATAAAAAGTGCTTTAGAGGCAGAAGAAGCTGATGACCCGGGAAGTGCTATAGGTTATATTGCAGCCATCGGTGCAAGCGTGCTCGCGGGGGCAGAATTGCCTGAAGATATATTGTCAGATATGCCTTATGGCCTGGTGGCTGAGTGGATAGACGGTATAGATTCCATTGCCGCTGCCATGATAGGAGATGACAGTTACAAATTCGATGAACCCGATGATGAATAAATAGCATTGGGTTTCTTTTATTACAGGATTGAGTGTTGTGCTGCTTCACCAGGTTCTGGGTCTGGACGCTGATGCGAACCTGTTCATGCCTGAAGAAGGATACAGCAGCCTGAACGACCTGTATCAGACCCTGAGGTTTATG
This sequence is a window from ANME-2 cluster archaeon. Protein-coding genes within it:
- a CDS encoding DUF2150 family protein; amino-acid sequence: MAKKKGKAKKKSETSLQSNVHFPFYSQERWNNWLEQVKKSGFELKEDEDRGDSGKIFVTMEDDIILACLKVISKFDSSALTVDGAFDALNEIKTIVLKPLDPINESIDLMLDSLQTSLIAVFASCECYFDGAYDRAADLTPIIKSALEAEEADDPGSAIGYIAAIGASVLAGAELPEDILSDMPYGLVAEWIDGIDSIAAAMIGDDSYKFDEPDDE